In Haliaeetus albicilla chromosome 3, bHalAlb1.1, whole genome shotgun sequence, the following are encoded in one genomic region:
- the COLEC10 gene encoding collectin-10 translates to MSSKKEQQLRKYGTLVVLFIFQVQIFGFDVDNRPTTDVCSTHTILPGPKGDEGEKGDRGEVGKQGKVGPKGPKGNKGPVGDVGDQGMLGKIGPIGGKGDKGAKGLLGVSGKKGKAGTVCDCGRYRRVVGQLNINVARLNTSIKFVKNVIAGIRETDEKFYYIVKEEKNYREALIHCRDRGGTLAMPKDEATNALIADYISNSGLFRAFIGLNDMEKEGHFVYADSSPLQNYSNWKEGEPHDPAGREDCVEMLSTGEWNDSECQVTIYFVCEFLKKRK, encoded by the exons ATGAGCAGCAAGAAAGAACAACAGCTAAGGAAATACGGGACCCTAGTAGTGCTTTTTATCTTCCAAGTtcagatttttggttttgatgttgACAATCGACCTACAACAGATGTCTGCTCGACACACACAATTTTACCTGGACCAAAAG GGGATGAAGGTGAAAAAGGAGATAGAGGAGAAGTGGGCAAACAAGGAAAGGTTGGACCAAAAGGACCAAAAG GAAACAAGGGACCTGTGGGGGATGTTGGTGACCAGGGAATGCTTGGGAAAATCGGCCCAATTGGTGGAAAGG GTGACAAAGGAGCCAAAGGCTTATTGGGGGTTtctggaaaaaagggaaaagcag GCACAGTCTGTGACTGTGGAAGATACCGCAGAGTTGTTGGACAGCTGAATATCAATGTTGCTCGTCTTAACACGTCCATCAAGTTTGTAAAAAATG ttATAGCAGGCATCAGGGAGACAGACGAGAAATTTTATTACATcgtgaaagaagagaagaattacAGAGAAGCCTTGATCCactgcagggacagaggaggaaCACTGGCCATGCCTAAAGATGAGGCAACCAATGCCCTGATCGCTGACTACATCTCCAACAGCGGCCTCTTCCGAGCCTTCATTGGGCTGAACGACATGGAAAAAGAAGGACACTTTGTGTACGCAGACAGCAGCCCACTGCAGAACTACAGTAACTGGAAGGAAGGGGAGCCTCACGACCCAGCTGGCCGCGAGGACTGTGTGGAAATGCTCAGCACAGGAGAGTGGAACGACTCTGAGTGCCAAGTCACCATCTATTTTGTCTGTGAATTCCtcaagaagaggaaataa